In the genome of Chloroflexota bacterium, one region contains:
- the uvrC gene encoding excinuclease ABC subunit UvrC — MEPEKSVRLLAATPTKPGVYLMKDAKAQVLYVGKAANLRNRLRSYFGNPGEFSLKIAELMPRVEDFEYIVTDSEAEALLLENTLIKKHKPRFNIRLKDDKTYPYIKVTLAEDFPRLEVTRRVASDGNRYFGPFASASSMRKTMAMLKRLFPYRTCTKAITGKDARPCLEYYIHRCVAPCVGLVNKEQYAQVINQTMLFLDGRHESVLEQLKGEMEQAAESLKFERAAALRDQIKAVERVSEEQKAVSLERQDKDILAVAAGDDEAWVEVFFIRQGKLSGRDSFIMEGTKSESPGEVLAAFVTQFYPSASFVPPEVLLQHTPPEVRELEALISRRRGKPARIKVPERGASRRLMELVARNAKEGLEQRRVKWMADREKVGAALEELQEALSLPGIPRRIETYDISNIQGTSAVGSMVVFEEGQAKSSLYRRFKIRTVEGSNDYAMMKEMLRRRFGRGEKAKEQDSGRGWGAAPDLVIIDGGKGHLNAALEVMLEIGKANIPLASIAKREEEIFIPDSAEPIVLPRNSQSLYLVQRMRDEAHRFAITYHRTLRSKRSARSVMDEIPGIGPRKKKALMLRFGSVQGIREAPVDEVAAVMGMTRSLAERVKAAIG; from the coding sequence ATGGAACCGGAAAAGTCAGTGCGCCTCCTTGCGGCCACGCCCACGAAGCCCGGCGTTTACTTGATGAAGGACGCCAAGGCGCAGGTGCTCTATGTGGGCAAGGCGGCGAACCTGCGGAACCGCCTGCGCTCCTATTTCGGCAACCCGGGCGAGTTCTCGCTGAAGATCGCCGAGCTGATGCCCCGGGTAGAGGACTTTGAGTACATCGTGACGGACTCGGAGGCGGAGGCGCTGCTGCTCGAGAACACGCTGATCAAGAAGCACAAGCCGCGCTTCAATATCCGCCTGAAGGACGATAAGACCTATCCCTATATCAAGGTGACGCTGGCGGAGGATTTTCCCAGGCTTGAAGTGACGCGGCGGGTGGCGAGCGACGGCAATCGCTACTTCGGCCCCTTCGCAAGCGCGAGCTCCATGCGAAAGACGATGGCGATGCTGAAGCGGCTCTTTCCCTACCGCACCTGCACGAAGGCGATCACGGGGAAGGATGCCCGGCCATGCCTGGAGTATTACATCCACCGGTGCGTCGCGCCGTGCGTGGGGCTGGTGAACAAGGAGCAGTACGCCCAGGTCATCAATCAGACGATGCTGTTCCTTGACGGGAGGCACGAATCGGTGCTGGAGCAGCTGAAGGGGGAGATGGAGCAGGCGGCGGAGAGCCTAAAGTTCGAGCGTGCCGCGGCGCTACGAGACCAGATCAAGGCTGTGGAGCGCGTCTCCGAAGAGCAGAAGGCCGTTTCCCTGGAGCGGCAGGACAAGGATATCCTGGCCGTGGCGGCGGGCGACGACGAGGCATGGGTGGAGGTCTTTTTCATCCGCCAGGGGAAGCTGAGCGGCCGCGACAGCTTCATTATGGAGGGGACGAAGAGCGAATCGCCGGGGGAGGTCCTGGCGGCCTTCGTGACGCAGTTCTACCCCTCGGCCTCCTTCGTGCCGCCGGAAGTGCTGCTGCAGCATACGCCGCCCGAGGTCCGCGAGTTGGAGGCGCTCATCAGCCGGAGGCGGGGAAAGCCTGCGCGCATCAAGGTGCCGGAGCGCGGCGCTTCGCGAAGGCTGATGGAACTGGTGGCGCGCAATGCGAAGGAGGGGCTGGAGCAGCGCCGGGTGAAGTGGATGGCGGACCGGGAGAAGGTGGGGGCGGCGCTGGAGGAGCTGCAGGAGGCGCTGAGCCTGCCTGGAATCCCCCGGCGGATCGAGACGTACGATATCTCGAATATCCAGGGAACTTCGGCAGTGGGCAGCATGGTGGTCTTTGAGGAGGGGCAGGCGAAGTCATCGCTGTACCGCCGGTTTAAGATACGGACGGTGGAAGGCTCGAACGACTACGCCATGATGAAGGAGATGTTGAGACGCCGCTTTGGGAGAGGCGAGAAGGCTAAAGAGCAGGATAGCGGCAGGGGATGGGGCGCGGCCCCGGACTTGGTTATCATTGACGGGGGCAAGGGGCACCTGAACGCGGCGCTGGAGGTGATGCTGGAGATCGGGAAGGCGAACATCCCTCTGGCGAGCATCGCAAAGCGGGAGGAGGAGATCTTCATCCCGGACAGCGCCGAGCCGATCGTTCTGCCGCGCAACTCGCAATCGCTCTATCTGGTGCAGCGGATGCGGGATGAGGCGCACCGGTTCGCGATCACGTATCATCGCACCCTGCGTTCGAAGCGGAGCGCGCGCTCCGTGATGGACGAGATACCGGGGATCGGCCCCAGGAAGAAGAAGGCGCTGATGTTGCGATTCGGTTCGGTGCAAGGGATACGCGAGGCGCCGGTGGACGAGGTGGCGGCGGTGATGGGGATGACGCGCTCCCTGGCAGAACGGGTGAAGGCGGCCATCGGATGA
- a CDS encoding acyl-CoA dehydrogenase, whose translation MDFRFTPEQEAFQKEVRAFFKELVAPEKTAGQEDFTELYGLKQPFERSLRKAAGDAGYLGVAWPKEYGGQEKGMLYQAIVAYEAAYARAPVIDISVAMVAAPLMIFGTPEQKAFFLPKILRGELNICLGYSEPNAGSDLANLETKAVADGNDFVISGRKIFTTGAHKADYCWLAARTDPNAPKHKGISIFLLDMKTPGIKVEPVETIAGWTHYRVFFHYVRIPKSALIGELHRGWYQVATALDFERSNFSTYGTAQRLFEELVHYCRIHWRNGRPLNKIPEVRQKLARLSMDIATGLRFTKRVAAMQAAGKVPNYEASMNKIWGSELIQRIALTGTQIMGLYGGLERGSPHAPEKGHFSYEYLHGIVGTIGAGSNEIQRNVIAQRGLGMPR comes from the coding sequence ATGGACTTCCGCTTCACCCCAGAGCAAGAGGCCTTCCAGAAGGAAGTCCGCGCCTTCTTCAAGGAGCTTGTCGCTCCCGAAAAGACCGCCGGCCAAGAGGACTTTACCGAGCTTTACGGCCTCAAACAGCCCTTCGAGCGCTCCCTTCGCAAGGCCGCAGGCGATGCCGGCTATCTCGGCGTCGCATGGCCCAAGGAGTACGGCGGCCAGGAGAAGGGCATGCTCTACCAGGCCATCGTCGCCTACGAGGCCGCCTATGCCCGCGCGCCCGTCATTGACATCTCCGTCGCCATGGTCGCCGCGCCCCTCATGATCTTCGGCACGCCTGAGCAAAAGGCCTTTTTTCTCCCCAAGATCCTTCGTGGCGAGCTAAACATCTGCCTCGGCTACTCCGAGCCCAACGCCGGAAGCGACCTGGCGAATCTGGAGACCAAGGCCGTTGCCGATGGCAACGATTTCGTCATCAGCGGCAGGAAGATCTTCACCACCGGCGCCCACAAGGCCGATTACTGCTGGCTCGCCGCCCGCACCGACCCGAACGCGCCCAAGCACAAGGGCATCAGCATCTTCCTTCTCGATATGAAGACGCCGGGCATCAAGGTGGAGCCTGTGGAGACCATCGCAGGTTGGACCCACTACCGCGTCTTCTTCCACTACGTCCGCATCCCCAAGTCCGCCCTCATCGGCGAACTTCACCGTGGCTGGTATCAGGTCGCCACCGCCCTGGATTTCGAGCGCTCCAATTTCTCCACCTATGGGACGGCCCAGCGCCTCTTCGAAGAGCTGGTGCACTATTGCCGCATCCACTGGCGAAACGGCAGGCCCCTCAACAAGATCCCTGAGGTGCGGCAGAAGCTTGCCCGGCTTTCCATGGACATCGCCACCGGCCTCCGCTTCACCAAGCGCGTCGCCGCGATGCAGGCGGCAGGCAAGGTCCCGAACTACGAAGCCTCCATGAACAAGATCTGGGGCTCCGAGCTCATCCAGCGCATCGCCCTCACCGGGACGCAGATCATGGGTCTCTATGGCGGCCTGGAACGCGGCTCGCCACACGCCCCGGAGAAGGGGCACTTCTCCTACGAGTATCTCCACGGCATCGTCGGCACTATCGGCGCGGGCTCCAACGAGATCCAGCGCAACGTCATCGCCCAACGCGGCTTGGGCATGCCCCGGTAG
- a CDS encoding cytidylate kinase-like family protein translates to MPVVTINGRTGTLMRAVGLDVARLLSADYVDYQIIAEAARRTGTSVEAVVLKDERAARGRERLARFFNNFLEKSAAAGSAGDPFLGPSGVEVLMNKSLTEAAQTPQTPAEQLNDSRFIQVLTSVIQDEAKTGNAVIIGRGGNIILKDLPNAVHVQLVAGEESRIAMIMARDKLSREAAVKFLKESDAGRENYYKKFFRARPEDPAYYHMYLNTDKLGEEHCARIIAEAAKEMERPVARVS, encoded by the coding sequence ATGCCAGTAGTCACGATCAACGGCAGGACGGGCACGCTCATGCGAGCCGTGGGCCTGGACGTGGCGCGGCTCCTCAGCGCCGACTATGTGGACTACCAGATCATCGCGGAGGCGGCGCGGCGCACGGGGACGTCCGTGGAGGCGGTGGTGCTGAAGGACGAGCGGGCGGCGCGAGGGCGTGAGCGTCTTGCGCGGTTCTTCAACAACTTCCTGGAGAAGTCAGCGGCGGCAGGCTCGGCAGGGGACCCATTCCTGGGGCCGAGCGGCGTTGAGGTGCTGATGAACAAGAGCCTGACGGAGGCGGCCCAGACGCCCCAGACGCCAGCTGAGCAGCTGAACGATTCCCGGTTCATCCAGGTGCTGACATCCGTGATCCAGGACGAGGCGAAGACGGGGAATGCGGTCATCATCGGCAGGGGCGGGAATATCATCCTGAAGGATCTGCCGAACGCGGTCCATGTGCAACTAGTGGCCGGGGAGGAGAGCCGGATCGCGATGATCATGGCCCGGGATAAGCTCAGCCGGGAGGCGGCGGTCAAGTTCCTGAAGGAGTCCGATGCCGGGCGGGAGAACTATTACAAGAAGTTCTTCAGGGCCCGCCCGGAGGACCCGGCCTACTATCACATGTACCTGAACACGGATAAGCTGGGCGAGGAGCACTGCGCCCGGATCATCGCGGAGGCGGCGAAGGAGATGGAGCGGCCGGTGGCTCGGGTGAGCTAG
- a CDS encoding RpiB/LacA/LacB family sugar-phosphate isomerase produces the protein MERRVTRRVRAGLGPFWEGGVAKRKQRIAIGSDERSALTDAVIEELRRRGHDLSLHGALMDDDPNWPVVAKAVAERVASKKAEQGILFCWTGTGVSMAANKVPGARAALCADAETARGARKWNDANILCMSLRRTSPAVAKEMLEAWFATGPEASEAANIARVKRMDSAKGGA, from the coding sequence ATGGAGAGGCGTGTCACCCGGCGTGTGCGCGCCGGTTTAGGTCCTTTCTGGGAGGGCGGCGTGGCTAAGCGGAAGCAGCGCATCGCCATTGGGAGCGACGAGCGGTCGGCGCTGACGGATGCCGTCATCGAGGAGCTGCGGAGGCGGGGGCATGACCTTTCGCTCCATGGGGCGCTGATGGATGACGACCCGAACTGGCCCGTCGTCGCCAAGGCGGTGGCGGAGCGGGTGGCCTCAAAGAAGGCGGAGCAGGGCATCCTATTCTGCTGGACGGGCACCGGGGTGAGCATGGCAGCGAACAAGGTCCCCGGCGCGCGGGCGGCGCTCTGCGCAGACGCGGAGACGGCCCGCGGGGCACGGAAGTGGAACGACGCCAATATCCTGTGCATGAGCCTTCGGCGCACCTCGCCGGCGGTGGCGAAGGAGATGCTGGAGGCCTGGTTCGCGACGGGGCCTGAGGCGAGCGAGGCGGCGAACATCGCGCGGGTGAAGCGGATGGACTCGGCGAAGGGCGGCGCGTAA
- a CDS encoding acyl-CoA dehydrogenase, whose protein sequence is MDISFTPEQEAFCKAVRGFLAAHCDRTVVRQLEAGDLGYSQDHWRAMAQMGWLGLAFPAAYGGQGKGFTELAILLEEFGRHPFPTPYQNAALQSALAILHLGSESQKKAHLSKLFDGSSRYAFCLTEASASYDPWGVNVRAIMRGPEYAINGAKLFIQYGASADHYIVVARTRDTEDHADGITVFLVEANAKGITKTPLKSMADDKQCEIVFNQVMVSRQNILGTLHKAWPALQKVITLSTIAASAELAGCARAALEHAVDYAKHRVQFGKPIGSFQAVQHYAADMLTAADAATLAVYDAASRVDQGLSHVIEASQAKAVSSDAALRVTAKGHQIMGGIGVYKERDMQLWYRRAKVMEQLFGDAQYHREKVAQLMML, encoded by the coding sequence ATGGACATCTCCTTCACTCCAGAGCAAGAGGCCTTCTGCAAAGCGGTTCGCGGATTCCTGGCGGCCCACTGCGACCGCACCGTGGTGCGGCAGCTTGAGGCCGGCGACCTGGGCTATTCGCAGGACCACTGGCGCGCCATGGCCCAGATGGGATGGCTCGGTCTCGCCTTCCCCGCTGCCTACGGCGGCCAAGGCAAAGGCTTCACTGAACTCGCCATTCTCCTAGAGGAATTCGGCCGCCATCCCTTCCCTACGCCCTATCAGAACGCCGCCCTCCAAAGCGCCCTCGCCATCCTCCATCTGGGAAGCGAATCGCAGAAGAAGGCCCACCTCTCAAAACTCTTCGACGGCTCGTCGCGCTACGCCTTCTGCCTCACAGAGGCCAGCGCCTCCTACGACCCCTGGGGCGTCAACGTCCGCGCCATCATGCGCGGTCCCGAGTACGCCATCAACGGCGCCAAGCTCTTCATCCAGTACGGCGCATCGGCCGATCACTACATCGTCGTCGCCCGCACCCGCGATACCGAGGACCACGCCGACGGCATCACCGTCTTCCTGGTGGAGGCCAATGCCAAAGGTATCACCAAGACACCTCTGAAGAGTATGGCCGACGACAAGCAGTGCGAGATCGTCTTTAACCAGGTGATGGTCTCTCGGCAGAACATCCTCGGCACGCTGCACAAAGCCTGGCCTGCCCTGCAGAAGGTCATCACCCTCTCCACCATCGCCGCGAGCGCAGAGCTGGCCGGGTGCGCCCGCGCCGCCCTGGAGCACGCTGTTGACTATGCCAAGCATCGCGTCCAGTTCGGCAAGCCCATCGGCAGCTTCCAGGCCGTCCAGCACTACGCCGCCGATATGCTCACCGCTGCCGATGCCGCAACTCTCGCCGTCTACGATGCCGCATCGCGCGTGGACCAAGGCCTCTCCCATGTGATAGAGGCCTCCCAGGCAAAGGCCGTCTCAAGCGATGCCGCGCTCCGCGTCACCGCTAAGGGCCACCAGATCATGGGAGGCATCGGCGTCTACAAGGAGCGCGATATGCAGCTCTGGTACCGCCGCGCCAAGGTGATGGAACAGCTCTTCGGCGACGCCCAGTACCACCGGGAGAAAGTCGCCCAGTTGATGATGCTCTAG
- a CDS encoding 4Fe-4S dicluster domain-containing protein yields MSYYIADSVCISCGACEFPCDTLAIKRREDTYRGTFVIDPMLCFDCGVCVKNCPVDCIHQDPDSIICHGRGCPLNAKSAMKDWECSELKERCAACGNVLWRKPGEEQWFCFSCDSGKGLCPKVKAAQRPGYTVPVVNTKLEPKARAR; encoded by the coding sequence ATGAGCTACTACATCGCGGACAGCGTTTGCATCAGCTGCGGGGCGTGCGAGTTCCCCTGCGATACGCTGGCCATCAAGCGCCGGGAGGATACCTACCGGGGAACGTTTGTGATTGACCCCATGCTCTGCTTCGATTGCGGGGTCTGCGTGAAGAACTGCCCGGTGGACTGCATCCACCAGGACCCGGATTCGATCATCTGCCACGGGCGGGGCTGCCCGCTGAACGCCAAGTCTGCCATGAAGGACTGGGAGTGCAGTGAGCTGAAGGAGCGCTGCGCCGCCTGCGGCAACGTATTGTGGCGCAAACCAGGGGAAGAGCAGTGGTTCTGCTTCAGCTGCGATTCCGGCAAGGGGCTGTGCCCCAAGGTGAAGGCGGCGCAGCGGCCCGGCTACACGGTGCCAGTGGTCAACACAAAGCTGGAGCCGAAGGCCCGGGCGAGATAG